A genomic stretch from Lysobacter soyae includes:
- a CDS encoding S41 family peptidase codes for MRLALLLAGLISFAPAGAWAQQSPETPDATDADSSPKAESTDSKAVPLDEIRRFVTVFNSIRQAYVTPKSDTELMHSAVRGLLFDLDPHSVYFDRDDAERFDSSTEGQYEGLGVEVQQQPGPMLKIIAPMDGGPAARAGLKSGDLIIAVDGKPVGTDNGNRALRGKAGSTVKLTIRRGKEKPFDVSVTREKIIVPSVAKRMLEPGFGLVRVSGFQATTAKEFDEALQSLNTSSGGKLRGLVIDLRSNPGGLLNAAVEMADDLMNAGNIVSTRGRVKSGDTIYTAHAGDVLQGAPVVVLVDAGSASASEVLAAALQDSGRARVVGSLTFGKGSVQSLLPLDNGDAVKLTTARYYTPKNRSIQGVGIVPDVLVKADGKTRNVTVNEASLLGHLRGEEEMSGETGGEVLSGEMPVNAALSELKRMAGVAPVAKPKPKAK; via the coding sequence ATGCGTCTTGCCCTGTTGCTGGCCGGTCTGATTTCTTTCGCACCCGCGGGTGCCTGGGCGCAGCAGTCGCCTGAAACGCCGGACGCAACCGACGCCGATAGTTCGCCAAAGGCCGAAAGCACCGACAGCAAGGCGGTGCCCTTGGATGAGATCCGCCGTTTTGTCACGGTCTTCAATAGCATTCGCCAAGCCTATGTGACGCCGAAGTCCGACACGGAGTTGATGCATTCCGCCGTGCGCGGCCTGCTCTTCGATTTGGATCCGCACAGTGTCTATTTCGATCGCGATGATGCCGAGCGTTTCGACTCCAGCACCGAGGGGCAATACGAAGGTTTGGGCGTGGAAGTGCAACAGCAGCCTGGCCCGATGTTGAAAATCATTGCGCCGATGGATGGCGGGCCTGCCGCACGCGCAGGCCTCAAGTCCGGCGATTTGATCATCGCCGTGGACGGCAAACCGGTCGGCACCGATAACGGCAATCGCGCGTTGCGCGGTAAAGCAGGTAGCACCGTCAAACTCACGATTCGTCGTGGCAAGGAAAAGCCGTTTGATGTTTCGGTGACCCGCGAAAAAATCATCGTGCCGAGTGTGGCCAAACGCATGCTTGAGCCGGGTTTCGGTCTGGTGCGCGTGTCCGGCTTCCAAGCCACCACCGCCAAAGAATTCGATGAGGCACTGCAATCGCTCAACACAAGCAGCGGTGGAAAGCTGCGCGGTCTGGTGATTGATTTGCGCAGCAATCCGGGCGGCTTGTTGAACGCCGCGGTCGAAATGGCCGACGATCTGATGAACGCCGGCAACATCGTCAGCACACGCGGACGCGTGAAGAGCGGCGACACCATTTACACCGCCCATGCGGGTGATGTGTTGCAGGGTGCGCCGGTGGTGGTCTTGGTGGATGCCGGCTCTGCCAGTGCCTCAGAAGTGTTGGCCGCGGCCTTGCAGGATTCGGGGCGTGCGCGCGTTGTCGGCAGCTTGACCTTCGGAAAAGGTTCGGTACAAAGCTTGCTGCCGCTCGATAACGGCGACGCGGTGAAGCTCACGACGGCGCGCTATTACACGCCGAAGAATCGTTCCATCCAAGGTGTCGGCATCGTGCCGGATGTCTTGGTGAAGGCCGACGGCAAAACGCGCAATGTCACCGTCAACGAAGCGTCGTTGTTGGGGCATTTGCGTGGCGAAGAGGAAATGTCCGGTGAAACCGGTGGTGAAGTCTTGAGCGGGGAAATGCCGGTCAATGCCGCGTTGTCGGAATTGAAGCGCATGGCCGGTGTCGCGCCGGTGGCAAAGCCGAAACCGAAGGCGAAGTAA
- a CDS encoding murein hydrolase activator EnvC family protein produces MRHASLVIAAMLTLTGGATAQQSQKDAEKKLRQLRGEIKEVKQEKAVIDDRRDVATSELKAADQKVNSSAKQLAGTENAISAETQNLKTLEARRLQLEQGLAEQKVTLGKLVRGAYMTGSDAPLKVLLSQDRVSEGQRALVQYQILQRDRNQKIQAINNDLRELATIRAGIEQKQVALVNAQAQQKQELAVLQKDRAARDALVAQLNSQFQAKESREKALGKDAKSLEKLLANLRAAAARDAARRKAAAEAARKAAAAEAAKREKAYETRVREATKRGAPPPPKPKPVETAVATRGPIMQVGGLGWPVSGSLIEAFGGDSSGLLIAAPSGTTVRAVADGKVVFAEWMNGYGLISIVDHGNGYMSLYAHNEALLKDVGATVHKGDALSTVGNSGGANQPALYFELRRNGQPVNPTTWLQKR; encoded by the coding sequence ATGCGACACGCGTCTTTGGTCATTGCGGCAATGCTGACCCTGACCGGGGGCGCGACCGCGCAACAAAGTCAGAAAGATGCGGAAAAGAAGCTGCGCCAGCTGCGTGGCGAAATCAAAGAAGTGAAGCAGGAAAAGGCGGTCATCGATGATCGCCGCGATGTCGCGACCAGCGAGCTCAAGGCGGCTGACCAAAAGGTCAACAGCAGCGCGAAACAGCTGGCGGGCACGGAAAATGCCATCTCTGCCGAAACACAAAACCTCAAAACCCTCGAAGCCCGACGGTTGCAGTTGGAACAAGGACTGGCCGAACAAAAGGTCACTTTGGGAAAGTTGGTCCGCGGTGCCTATATGACCGGCAGCGATGCGCCGTTGAAGGTGCTGCTCTCGCAGGACCGCGTGTCCGAGGGACAACGCGCCTTGGTGCAGTACCAAATTCTTCAGCGCGATCGCAATCAGAAGATTCAGGCCATCAACAACGATCTGCGCGAGTTGGCGACGATTCGCGCGGGCATCGAGCAAAAACAAGTCGCTTTGGTCAACGCACAGGCGCAGCAAAAGCAGGAACTGGCGGTGTTGCAGAAGGATCGGGCGGCGCGTGATGCATTGGTCGCGCAGTTGAACTCGCAGTTCCAAGCCAAGGAAAGCCGTGAGAAGGCGCTCGGCAAGGACGCCAAATCGCTGGAGAAACTGCTGGCGAACTTGCGCGCGGCTGCAGCACGTGACGCTGCCCGTCGTAAGGCGGCGGCAGAAGCGGCACGCAAGGCAGCAGCCGCAGAAGCCGCAAAACGCGAAAAAGCGTACGAGACGCGCGTGCGCGAAGCCACCAAGCGTGGCGCACCGCCGCCACCCAAACCCAAGCCGGTGGAAACGGCGGTCGCGACTCGCGGTCCGATCATGCAAGTCGGCGGTCTCGGTTGGCCGGTGTCAGGATCGTTGATCGAAGCCTTTGGCGGTGACAGCAGCGGTTTGTTGATTGCCGCACCTTCCGGCACGACCGTCCGCGCCGTAGCCGATGGCAAGGTGGTCTTCGCCGAATGGATGAACGGCTACGGGCTGATCTCCATCGTCGATCACGGCAACGGCTACATGAGTCTGTATGCACACAACGAGGCCCTGCTGAAGGACGTCGGTGCCACCGTGCACAAGGGCGATGCGCTCTCGACCGTCGGTAACTCCGGCGGCGCCAACCAACCTGCGCTGTATTTTGAATTGCGCCGGAATGGTCAGCCGGTCAATCCCACGACCTGGCTGCAGAAACGCTAG
- a CDS encoding OmpP1/FadL family transporter — protein sequence MKHTTRKTRYSMIAVAVVGALVAGNAAASGFQIRENSTKNVGRALTGTAVAKDGSSVLNNPAAMTNFTATNVQLDVAGIDLDASFNGTGYYKPTATTEVSVGGGNGGDPGELTAVPSMSFIMPLKGDLESVRLGASVSAPFGLKTEYENGWMGRYNATISDVKTVDLTLSAAIEFSPKVSVGAGVIFQRTEVTLGRDIPTNLIISSLPFPLNSPVGDGNFTLTGKDNAVGFVAGIMLRPWNNVTIGYSHRTEIKHKFRGTADFTMPNAFTARQPGLQTLAANAAAAAANTSLSPTQRATAAAQAQQLGALGYGFQDGTGYSELTTPAVDTVSLSWALNDRVTLYGDVQRTGWETLNNVTVGFSNRYQPTSVEQFNWKNTWYYGIGADFKLNDAFTLRAGVGYDESPTNDHDRTPRLPDNNRNIFAAGGSWAVSNNLSIDFAYMRVNVKKTPIDLPPNAAEGRYTGLRGDFTGHADVFSVGGSFSF from the coding sequence ATGAAACACACCACCCGCAAGACCCGTTATTCGATGATCGCCGTCGCCGTTGTCGGCGCACTTGTTGCCGGCAACGCTGCCGCATCCGGCTTTCAGATTCGCGAAAACAGCACCAAGAACGTCGGCCGCGCGCTGACCGGTACCGCCGTTGCCAAGGACGGTTCGTCCGTTCTGAACAACCCGGCTGCGATGACCAACTTCACCGCGACCAACGTGCAACTCGACGTTGCCGGTATCGATCTGGACGCCTCGTTCAACGGCACCGGTTACTACAAGCCGACCGCGACCACCGAAGTGTCTGTGGGTGGTGGCAATGGCGGCGATCCGGGTGAACTCACCGCAGTCCCGTCGATGTCCTTCATCATGCCGCTGAAGGGTGACCTCGAAAGCGTGCGTCTGGGCGCTTCCGTCAGCGCACCGTTCGGTCTGAAAACCGAATATGAAAACGGTTGGATGGGTCGCTACAACGCCACCATCTCCGACGTCAAAACCGTTGACCTGACCTTGTCGGCGGCGATTGAATTCTCACCGAAGGTGTCGGTCGGCGCCGGCGTCATCTTCCAACGCACCGAAGTCACGCTCGGCCGCGACATCCCGACCAATCTCATCATCAGCAGCCTCCCGTTTCCGTTGAACTCACCGGTGGGTGATGGCAACTTCACCTTGACGGGCAAGGACAATGCTGTCGGCTTCGTCGCCGGCATCATGCTGCGCCCCTGGAACAACGTGACGATCGGTTACTCGCACCGTACCGAGATCAAGCACAAGTTCCGCGGCACCGCCGACTTCACCATGCCGAACGCCTTCACGGCACGTCAGCCGGGTCTGCAAACCTTGGCCGCCAATGCCGCTGCTGCCGCAGCTAACACCTCGTTGTCACCCACGCAGCGCGCAACCGCCGCCGCACAGGCGCAGCAGCTCGGCGCATTGGGCTACGGCTTCCAAGACGGTACCGGCTATTCGGAACTGACGACCCCGGCCGTGGATACGGTCAGCTTGTCGTGGGCCCTGAATGACCGCGTGACCTTGTACGGCGACGTGCAACGCACCGGCTGGGAAACTTTGAACAACGTGACGGTCGGTTTCTCCAACCGTTACCAGCCGACTTCGGTTGAGCAATTCAACTGGAAGAACACCTGGTACTACGGTATCGGCGCCGACTTCAAGTTGAACGATGCCTTCACCCTGCGTGCCGGTGTCGGTTACGACGAATCGCCGACCAACGATCACGACCGTACCCCGCGTCTGCCCGACAACAACCGCAACATCTTTGCGGCAGGTGGTTCGTGGGCAGTGTCGAACAATCTAAGCATCGACTTCGCTTACATGCGCGTCAACGTGAAGAAAACCCCGATCGATTTGCCGCCGAATGCCGCTGAAGGCCGTTACACCGGTCTGCGCGGTGACTTCACCGGTCACGCCGATGTGTTCAGCGTGGGCGGCAGCTTCTCGTTCTAA
- a CDS encoding rhomboid family intramembrane serine protease — protein MFVSVPRRQKPTVRWASPLLAVLLSAAFLWVWMRPAAESHALLLRWGTLPSDVFAAFALGPRAIADAALHLLTALFLHADWAHLLGNLIFLLIFGLPAERLIGSRRLLVLFLMGGAVANYFAALTLGPSSRPLVGASGAVAAMMGAYLALFPNARLGVVVPLGAFMQFIRAPAYLLIGAWAILQVVFAYIGPAFGEIAWVAHAAGLIFGVLFALAQRDAIGKRLRRRAGY, from the coding sequence ATGTTTGTCTCCGTACCCCGCCGTCAAAAACCGACTGTTCGCTGGGCCTCGCCGTTGCTGGCAGTCTTGCTTTCAGCCGCATTCTTGTGGGTTTGGATGCGTCCAGCGGCTGAATCCCATGCCTTACTGCTGCGGTGGGGAACGCTGCCGTCCGACGTCTTTGCCGCTTTTGCGCTGGGCCCGCGGGCGATTGCCGATGCTGCACTGCACCTATTGACTGCGCTGTTTCTGCACGCGGATTGGGCGCATTTGCTCGGCAATTTGATCTTTCTTTTGATCTTCGGCTTGCCCGCCGAACGTTTGATCGGTAGCCGTCGTTTGCTGGTGCTGTTCTTGATGGGCGGTGCGGTGGCCAACTATTTTGCCGCCCTCACCCTTGGCCCCAGCAGCCGCCCGTTGGTCGGCGCGAGCGGCGCTGTGGCCGCGATGATGGGCGCCTATCTGGCGCTGTTTCCGAATGCGCGCCTCGGCGTGGTGGTCCCGCTGGGTGCCTTCATGCAATTCATCCGCGCCCCGGCCTACCTGCTCATCGGCGCTTGGGCCATCTTGCAGGTGGTGTTCGCCTATATCGGTCCGGCCTTCGGTGAGATCGCGTGGGTGGCGCACGCCGCCGGTTTGATCTTCGGCGTGCTATTTGCTTTGGCGCAGCGCGATGCCATCGGCAAACGGCTCAGACGTCGCGCCGGTTACTGA